CTGAGCTGCACGACCTCCACGCCGCCCGCCAAAGCCCTTTCCGTGCGGTCCAGGGTCTCCGCAAAGGTCCAACCGGGCCTTGGGGTCACCACCAGGTAGAGCCTTCCGAGCAACCTTTCACCCCCCCTAGGCCAGCGGGAAAGGGCCACGCGGCCCGAAGGGGGCTAGGTTTTGGGGGATTCGGGTCTTCCGCATAGGCTTCCCTCCGCCGGCATTACCCGGATCAGGTTCCAAGGGTTGCTGGGAGAAACCCAGCTCTCAGCCCTTCCATTCGGGCACCCCTAGCCTGCCCCCCCACTATAGCACGCCCCGAACCTGGGAAGGCAAGCCAGGCCACACCTGAGCTCTCATCACTTTCCTCCCCCCAGTTCCTGAAGCAACCTGACCAGCTCCTCCACCACTGCTTCCCTCCAAGGCGGGGGCCCCTGGGCCAGGGCGATCCGGCCCAGACGGAAGAGGCTTTGCCGCTCGGGATGGGCCAGAAGCCGGGGAAGCCATTCCCTGCCCTGCAAGCGCGCCCCCAGAAGGACCAAGAGCGCCATCCCCAAGGCCAGAAGCCATAACCACCCCCTGAGGCTCGCCCCCGTCCGCAGCCGATGGCGGTCCAGCCCAAACCCCTGCCCCTTCAGGTCCCTAAACCCCTCTTCAATCCACATCCGCCACCCATAGGGCGGCTCCCCCCCAAAAGGGCCCGAATAGGCCAGATACCAGGGATCCCGACCCCCTGGGTACACCAGGAGGGTGACTTCTACCCCCTCCCCACCGTGTCCGAAAAGGCGGACCTCCTCCCGCAGGGGGTGGACCACACGCTGGTAGCCCTCCTTCAGGGGAAGGCGCTTCCCCCCTTGGGGTTCCACCTCCCGGTTCTGCCGCAGGCGGATGAGGAAGCCCATGCCCCACCCCTGGAGCTTTCGCATCAGGGAGACCCGGTCAAAGCCGCGGTCCAGGAGGAAGAGGGGGGTATATCCCAGGTCCTGGACGGCGCGGCCCAGGCGGTGGAGGAACTCCTCCTCCACCCGGTTTTGACTGGGGAAAGGGGAGAGGGGGTGAAGAGCGAAGGCCACCACCAGGGCCCTTCCCTTGAGGGGAAGGGCGGCCACCAGGGCTTGGTGCCTACCGTCCTCTGTGAAGGTCCAGTCCACGATGAGGGGGAGGGGGCGGTCTTTGGGGAAACGAGGGACGAGGAGGGGGAGGAGGGCTTCGGTGAGGGCCCAGGGGTCTTGCAGGGTGGGGTGATGGAGGAAGCGCCAGAGGCGATTGAGGCGGCTTTGGGCCAGGGTGGGGAGGGGGGTTCTGCGGGCGAGGTCGGAGAGGGTGGGGTCCAGGGGGGTAGTGAGGAGGGTGGACAGGAAGAGGGCGAGGTTGGAGCGGATGGTTTTCCTGAGGGAGGCGAAGACCTTATGGACCCAGAGGGTGATAACTTGGGAAAGGGGGGTGGTGGGCGGCACACCTTACTTACCCCCCTCTTCTCTTCCCTTGTCAAGCCCCAGCCCTCAAAGTGATGAGAGCTCAGAGGCCACACTCAGCGTCCACGCCGCTGCCCTAGGGGACGGCGCACGGCGGGCCCTCCCGCCCCCGGGCGGCAGGGGCGCTGCTCCTGAGGGCCCTCCTCACCGCCGTCGGCCTCGCCAGGGGGCCTTATACTCTTGACTTTCATGTGCTCAATGGTATACCATTCCCACCAACCCCCTGGACCGGGGGTCGGAGTTGGAGGTGAGGGATGGCAGGGCCTGTGGAAAGGTTCAGCGGCGCGCGCCTGGACCCGGCGGCGGAGGCGGAGATCCGGTACCTGGAGGCCATGATCGCCCGCCTCGAGGCCGGGGAGGAAGACCCCGAGGACTTCCGGGTCTTCCGGCTCAAAAACGGCATCTACGGCATCCGGGGCCGCCCCGAGCACCACATGATCCGCATCAAGCTCCCCGTGGGGCGGATCACCCCCGAGGGCCTCAGGGTTCTCGCGGACGTGGCCGAGGGCTATGCGGAAAACCGCCTGGCCCACGTGACCACCCGCCAGGCGGTCCAGCTCCACCACGTCCACCGCCGGGACGTGCCCAAGGTCCTGAGGGCGGTGAACGCCGTGGGCCTCACCACCCGCGAGGCCTGCGGCCACTCCATCCGGGCCATCACCTGCTGTCCCTACGCCGGGGTCTCCCCCGAGGAACCCTTTGACGTGACCCCCTACGCCGAGGCCGCCTACCGCTACTTCCTCCGCCACCCCGTGGGGCAGAACCTCCCCCGGAAGTTCAAGATCGCCTTTGAGGGGTGCGCCACGGACCACGCCCGCACCCCCATCCACGACATCGGGGTGGTGGCGGCTTTGGAAGGGGGAAAACGGGGCTTCCGCGTCTACGTGGGCGGGGGCTTAGGGGCCGCCCCCATGAGCGCCGAGCTTTTGGAGCCCTTCACCCCCGAGGAGGACCTCCTCCCCACCATGCTGGCCATCGTCCGCCTCTTTGACCGCTACGGGAACCGCAAGGTCTTGACCCAGGCCCGGCTCAAGTTCCTGGTGAAGAAGTGGGGGATCGCCGCCTTCCGGGAGGCGGTGCGGGAGGAGAGGCGCCTCGTCAAGCTCACGGCCACGGGGGAAGACCTTAAGGCCTGGGCCCCGCCTCCAGAGCCCGAGCCTCCAAGGCTTCCCAGCCCGCCCAAAAAGCCCTTCTCCTTTGCCCCCGGCTTTGACGCCTGGCGGCGCACCAACCTCTTTAAGCAGAAGCAGGAAGGCTTCTACACCGTCACCGTCCGCCTCCCCTTGGGGGACATCACCCCGGAGGGGCTCAGGGCCCTGGCGGCCATCGCCGAGACCTACGCCGCCGAGGTCCGGAGCGCCATCAGCCAGAACCTCCTCCTCCGCTTCGTCCCCGAGGAGGCCCTGGGAGGGCTTTACGAGGCCCTTTTGGAGGCGGGGCTCGCCTGGCCTGAGGCCCACACCCTCCTGGACATCACCCGCTGCCCCGGGGCCGACACCTGCAACCTGGCCATCACCCGCTCCCGGGGGCTCGCCCAGGCCCTCGAGGCCCACCTCTCCGCCCTCCCCCTGGCCCAGGACCCGGGGGCCAAGGCCATCGGCGTCAAGATCTCCGGCTGCCCCAACTCCTGCGGCCAGCACCACATCGCCGACATCGGCTTCTACGGCTCAAGCCGCAAGGTGGGAGAGAGGGAGGTGCCCCACTACGTCCTCCTCCTGGGCGGGAGGACCCGGGAGGGGGAGGCCCGCTTCGGGCAGGTGGTGGGGAGGATCCCGGCGAGGCGGGTCCCCGAGGCGGTGGAGAGGATCCTCAAGCGCTACCTGGAGGAAAGGCAAAACGGGGAAAGCTTCCAGGCCTACCTGGACCGGGTGGGGGCGGCCTCCTTCAAGCCCCTCCTCCAGGACCTCCAGGAGGTCCCCCCCTACGAGGAGGCCCCCGAGTTCTACCAGGACCTGGGGGCGGAAGGAGAGGCCTTCAGCGTGCAGCTTGGGCGCGGGGAGTGCGCCGTTTAAAGGAGGACGCCGTGCGCGTGGCCTACGCGGGACTCAGGCGAAAGGACGCGTTTAAAGCCCTGGCGGAGAAGCTCGGCTTCACCCCCCTCCTCTTTCCCGTCCAGGCCACGGAGAAGGTCCCCGTCCCCGAGTACCGGGACCAGGTCCGGGCCCTCGCCCAAGGGGTGGACCTCTTCCTGGCCACCACCGGGGTGGGGGTGAGGGACCTCCTTCAGGCGGGAGAAACCCTGGGTCTGGACCTGAAAAGGCCCCTGGAGGGGGCCCTCCGCCTGGCCCGGGGGGCCAAGGCGGCGCGGGCCCTAAAGGAGGCGGGCCTTCCCCCCCACGCCGTGGGGGACGGCACCTCCCCAAGCCTCCTCCCCCTCCTTCCCCAAGGAGGAGGCGTGGCCGCCCTCCAGCTTTACGGGAAGCCCCTCCCCTTCCTGGAAAACGCCCTGGCGGAACGGGGCTACCGGGTCCTCCCCCTCCTGCCCTACCGCCACCTCCCGAACCCCGAGGGCCTCCTCCGCCTCGAGGAGGCCGTCCTCGGAGGGGAGGTGGACGCCCTCGCCTTCGTGGCCGCCATTCAGGTGGAGTTCCTCTTTGAGGGGGCGAAGGACCCCGAGGCCCTGAGGGAAGCCCTCAACACCCGGGTCAAGGCCCTCGCCGTGGGCCGGGTCACCGCCGACGCCCTAAGGGAGTGGGGGGTCAAGCCCTTCTACGTGGACGAGGCCGAGCGGCTGGGAAGCCTGCTTCAGGGCTTCAAACGCGCCCTGCAAAAGGAGGTGGCGTGACCTACTTCCCCCTGATGCTGGACCTAAAGGGCCGCCCCGTCCTCCTCATCGCCGGGGGGCCCGAGACCCCCATGAAGCTCAAGGCCCTCCTCGAGGCGGGGGCGCGCGTCACCGTCCTCGCCGAAGAGGACGCCTTCGGCCTGGAAGCGCTGGAACGGGAAGGCAAGATCCGCTGGCTTAAGCGGGCGTACCGGGAAGGGGACCTGGAAGGCCACTTCCTGGTGGTGAGCCACCCCAAGGACAAGGCCATCCACCCCAAGGTCAAGGCGGAGGCCGACCGGAGGGGCGTCTTCCTCGTGGCCGTGGACGACCCCCAAAACGCCAGCGCCATCCTCCCCGCCGTCCTCCGGCGCGGGGAGCTCTTGGTGGCCCTCTCCACCTCGGGGGCCGCCCCCGCCCTCGCCGTGCGGCTCAAGGAGCGCCTGGCGGGGCTTTTCCCCGAGGCCTACGGGGAGCTCGTGGCCTTCCTCCGCACCCTGAGGCCCAGGATCGCCCAAATCCCGAGCTTTGAGGAAAGGAAGCGCCTCTGGTACCGCATCGTGGACCAGGCCCTGGAGGAGCTGGACCTAGACCCCAGGGAGGGCCTAGGGAGGGCCAAGGAAAAGGCCGAGGAGGCCCTAAAGGAGGTGGCGGCATGGACAAGGTGAAGGCGGCCCGAAGCCTGATCCAAGAAGCCCTGGCCCAAAGCCGAAACCCCTGCTTCACCTGCAGCTTCCAGGCGGAGGACGTGGTGGTCCTCCACCTCCTCCTCAAGGAAAAGCCCGAGATCCCCGTCCTCTTCCTGGACACGGGCTACCACTTCCCCGAGGTCTACGCCTACCGGGACGAGCTGCAAAAAAAGCTCGGCTTCCGCCTCCTCAACCTCACCCCAAGCCTCTCGCGGGAGGAGCAGGAAGCCCGCTACGGCAGGCTCTACGAGACCGACCCCGGCCGCTGCTGCGCCCTCCGCAAGGTGGAGCCCCTCTTCGCCGCGCTGGAGGCCTACGATACCTGGTTCACGGGGCTTAGGCGGGAGCAGTCCCCCACCCGCGCCCACCTCCAGCCCTTGGAAGAGGCTGTCCTCCCCTCGGGCCACCGCCTGAAGAAGGTCAACCCCCTCTACGACTGGACGTTTAAGGAGGTCTTCGCCTACCTGGCCGTGCAGGACCTCCCCTACCTTCCCCTCTACGACCAGGGCTACCTCTCCATCGGCTGCGCCCCCTGCACGGCGAAGCCCTTAGACCCCTCGGACCCCCGCTCGGGCCGCTGGGCGGGAAAGGGCAAGCTGGAGTGCGGCATCCACCTGCACGGCAAGGAGGGGTAGATGGCCTTTCTTCTGGGCTTTCTCATCGCCTTCGCCATCGGGGTCACGGGGGTGGGGGCGGGGACGGTTACGGCGCCCCTCCTCATCCTCGCCCTGGGGCTTCCCCCGGAGGTGGCCGTGGGCACGGCCCTCCTCTTCGGCTTCCTGGTGAAGATCCCCGCGGGAGGGGTCTACCTCCTCAAGGGGCAGGTGGACCCCAGGGCGCTTTTCCGGCTCCTTTTGGGCGGAGTCCCGGGGGTGCTTCTGGGAAGCCTCCTCCTCACGCAGCTCAAGGGGGCGAAGGACCTCGTCCTCCTTCTCGTGGGCCTCACCGTGGTCCTCTCGGCGGGGCTTGGGCTTTGGCGGGGCCTGAAGGGGGTCGGACGAGGGAGGGAAAGGCCTTGGCTTCTCCCCCCGGCGGCCTTCGGCATCGGCCTCGAGGTGGGCTTCTCCTCCGCGGGGGCCGGGGCCTTGGGGACCCTTCTCCTCCTCCACGCCACCCGGCTTTCCCCCCCAGAAGGTGGTGGGCACCGACCTCCTCTTCGGCCTCGTCCTCGCCCTCCTGGGGGGCGGGGTCCACCTCGCCTTCGGCCAGGTGGCCCCAGGCCTTCTCCTCGCCCTGGCCTCGGGCGGGGTGGCGGGGGGGCTTCTCGGGGCCCTCTTCGCCACCCGGCTTCCCAAGGAGCCCTTAAGGCTCGCCCTCCTCCTCTGGCTCCTCTTCGTCGGAGGCCAGCTCATCTACCGGGGGGTGGTCCATGGGTAGGGTCTACCTGGTGGGGGCGGGCCCCGGGGACCCGGAGCTTTTGACCCTCAAGGCCTACCGCCTCCTCAAGGAGGCCCCCGTGGTCCTCTACGACCGGCTCGTGGACGAGAGGGTCCTCGCCCTCGCCCCCGGGGAAAAGGTCTACGTGGGCAAGGAAGAAGGGGAAAGCGCAAAACAAGAGGCGATCCACCGCCTCCTCCTCCGCTACGCCCGGGCCCACCCCTTCGTGGTCCGCCTCAAAGGGGGAGATCCCATGGTCTTCGGCCGGGGCGGGGAGGAGGTGCTTTTCCTCCTCCGGCACGGCGTCCCCGTGGAGGTCGTCCCCGGGGTGACGAGCCTCCTCGCCTCCGGGCTTCCCCTCACCCACCGGGGCCTCGCCCACGGCTTCGCCGCGGTCTCGGGGGTCTTGGAGGGGGGAGGCTATCCGGACCTCAGGCCCTTCGCCCAGGTCCCCACCCTGGTGGTCCTCATGGGGGTGAAGCGGAGGGTCTGGATCGCCAAGGAGCTCCTCCGCCTGGGGCGAAACCCCCTGGAGCCCACCCTCTTCGTGGAGCGGGCCTCCACCCCGAAGGAGCGCCGCGTCCTCGCCGCCCTCGAGGAGGTGGCCGGAGGAAAGGTGGCCGTGGAGGCCCCCGCCCTTTGGATCCTGGGCGAGGTGGTGCGCGTGTTCGCCGAGAAGGAAGCGCCTGTGGACGCTTTGGCCCTGGGAGGTTAGCCGTGGTGGAAACCCTTCCCGCTTTGGAGATCGGCGAGGACGAGAGGCTGGACCTGGAGAACCTGGCCACGGGGGCCTTCCTCCCCGTCAAGGGCTTCATGACCCGGGAGGAGGCCCTAAGCGTGGCCCACGAGATGCGCCTTCCCACGGGGGAGGTCTGGACGATCCCCCTCCTCCTCCAGTTCCGGGAAAAGCCCAAGGTAGGCCCGGGGGACACCGTGGCCCTCCTCCACAGGGGGGAACGGGTCGCCCTCCTCCACGTGGCCGAGGCCTACGAGCTGGACCTAAAGGCCCTCGCCCGGGCCGTCTTCGGCACGGAAAGCGAGGCCCACCCCGGGGTGGCCCGGCTCTACGGCAAGGGCCCCTACGCCCTGGCGGGCCGGGTGGAGGTCCTAAAGCCCAGGCCCCGCACCCCCCTGGAGAAGACCCCGGAGGAGGTGCGGGCCTTCTTCCGGGAAAGGGGCTGGCAGAAGGTGGTGGCCTTCCAGACGCGCAACGCCCCCCACCGGGCCCACGAGTACCTCATAAGGCTCGGCCTGGAGCTTGCCGACGGGGTCCTGGTCCACCCCATCCTCGGGAGCAAGAAGCCAGACGACTTCCCCACGGAGGTCATCGTGGAGGCCTACCGGGCCCTGATCAGGGACTTCCTTCCCCAGGAGCGGGTGGCCTTTTTCGGCCTCGCCACCCCCATGCGCTACGCCGGGCCCAAGGAGGCGGTCTTCCACGCCCTGGTGCGCAAGAACTTCGGGGCCACCCACTTCCTGGTGGGCCGGGACCACGCCGGGGTGGGGGACTTCTACGACCCCTACGCCGCCCACCGCATCTTTGACCAGCTTCCCCCCTTGGGGATTGAGATCGTCAAGGTGGGGGCGGTCTTCCACTGCCCCTTGTGTGGCGGCATCGCCTCGGAGAGGACCTGCCCCGAGGGCCACCGGGAGAAGCGCACGCCCATCAGCATGACCAAGGTCCGGGCCCTCCTCCGGGAGGGAAAGGCCCCGCCCCCGGAGCTCGTCCGCCCAGAGCTTTGGCCTATCCTCCGGCGGGGGGTCTGAGGGCCCGCTCCACCCGGGGCAGGACCTCGGTGCCCAAAAGCTCAATGGCCCTGAGCACCCGGGCGTGGGGCAGGGTGCCCACGGAAAGCTGCAGGAGAAGCCTTTCCGGCCGGAAGAGCTCGTGCCAGTAGAGGACCTTCTCCGCCACCCGCTCGGGGTCGCCGATGAAGTCGGCCCCCTCGAGGGTCCTGGACCAGGCGAAGTACTCCGGGGTGAGGGGCCGCCACCCCCTTTCCCGCCCGATCTTGTTCATCACCCGGAGGAAGGCGGGAAGGGCCAAGCGGAAGGCCTCCTCGTCGTCCTCGGCGAGAAAGCCGTGGGCCGCGAGGGCGAGCCTCGGGGTGTGGCCGTGCTCCCGAGCGGTCTTGCGGTAAAGCTCCACGAAGGGGAGGAAGCGCTTGGGGCTTCCGGCGATGATGCCGAGGACCAGGGGAAGCCCGAGCCTGCCCGCCCGCACCGCCGACTCCGGGCTTCCCCCCGCCGCCACCCAAAGGGGCAGGGGGTTCTGCTTGGGCCTGGGGTAGACCCCGAGACCGGGGATGGGCTTGGTGAACCGCCCCCCGGGCCAGAAGACCTTTTCCTCCTCCCGGAGCTTGAGGAGGAGGGCGAGCTTCTCCTCAAAGAGGGCCTCGTAGTCCTCGAGGTTGTAGCCGAAGAGGGGGAAGGACTCCACGAAGGAGCCCCGGCCCACCCAAAGCTCCGCCCTTCCCCCCGAGAGGAGGTCCAGGGTGGCGAACTGCTGGAAGACGCGGATGGGGTCGTCGGAGGAGAGGACCACCACGGCGCTGGAGAGGCGGATCCTCCGGGTGCGGGTGGCGATGGCGGCGAGGACCACCGCCGGGGCCGAGACCACGTACTCCTCCCGGTGGTGCTCCCCCACGGCGTAGACCCCAAGCCCCACCCCTTCCGCCAGCTCCGCCTCCTCCAGAAGGCGCCTAAGCCGCTCCTCGGCCGTGGGGGGGCGGCCGAGGTCGGGGTCCAAGGTGCGCTCGCCAAAGGTGTAAAGCCCAAGCTCCATGGCCTAAGGGTAGGCCAGGGCTTTATTTCTTAAAGTATGTGGGGCCACCCTCTCCGCCCGGGCGCACGAAGGGGTAGACTCCCCCCATGAAGGCCTGGGTGCTAAAGCGGCTTGGCGGCCCCCTGGAGCTAACGGAACTGCCCGAGCCCGAGGCCAAGGAGGGGGAGGCGGTCCTTCGGGTGGAGGCGGTGGGCCTCAACTTCGCCGACCACCTGATGCGCCTCGGGGCCTACCTCACCCGGCTCCACCCCCCCTTCGTCCCGGGGATGGAGGTGGTGGGGGTGGCGGAGGGAAGGCGCTACGCCGCCCTCCTCCCCCAAGGCGGCCTCGCCGAGCGGGTCGCCGTCCCCAAGGGGGCCCTCCTCCCCCTGCCCGAGGGCCTCTCCCCCGAGGAGGCCGCCGCCTTCCCCGTCTCCTTCCTCACCGCCTACCTGGCCCTGAAGCGGGCCCAGGCCCGGCCCGGGGAAAAGGTCCTGGTCCAGGCGGCGGCGGGGGCCTTGGGGACGGCGGCGGTCCAGGTGGCCCGGGCCATGGGCCTCCGGGTCTTGGCCGCGGCCTCGAGGCCCGAGAAGCTCGCCCTCCCCCTCGCCCTGGGGGCCGAGGAGGCCGCGACCTACCCCGAGGTGCCGGAAAGGGCCAAGGCCTGGGGCGGGCTGGACCTGGTGCTGGAGGTGCGGGGCAAGGAGGTGGAGGAAAGCCTCGGCCTCCTCGCCCACGGGGGGAGGCTCGTCTACATCGGGGCCGCCGAGGGGGAGGTGGCCCCCATCCCGCCCCTCCGCCTCATGCGCCGCAACCTGGCCGTCTTTGGCTTCTGGCTCACCCCCCTCCTGCGGGAGGCCGCCCTGGTGGAGGAGGCCCTGGGCTTCCTCCTCCCCAGGCTTGGGCGGGAGCTTAGGCCCGTGGTGGGCCCCGTCTTCCCCTTCGCCGAGGCGGAGGCCGCCTTCCGGGCCCTCCTGGACCGGGGGCACACGGGGAAGGTGGTGGTGCGGCTCTAGGCGGGCTTCAGGGCCCGGGAAAGCCCCGCCTGGGCGGCGGCGAGGCGGGCGGTGAGGACCCGGAAGGGGCTCGCCGAGGTGTAGTCCAAGAGGTCCGCCACGAAGCGGACGCTCCCCGCCTCCCCCCCGTGCTCCCCGCAGAGGCCGAGCTTGAGCCTGGGGTTCGCCCGCCTCCCCTCCTCCGCCGCCATCCTGAGAAGCCGCCCCACCCCCTTCTCGTCCAGGCGCTCCGTGGGGTCAAAGGGGAAAAGCCCCTCCTCCACGTACCGGGGCAGGAACTTCCCCGCGTCGTCCCGGGAGAGGCCGAAGGCCATCTGGGTGAGGTCGTTGGTGCCGAAGCTGAAGAAGTCCACCAGGGGGGCGATCTCGGCGGCGAGGAGGGCGGCCCGGGGGGTTTCCACCATGGTGCCGAAGGGGATGGGGCCGTACTCCCGGAAGAGCTCCTCGGCGAGGGTCCGCGCCCTTTCCACCTCCTTGGGGTCGGCCACCAGGGGGACCATGACCTCGGGCCTGGGGTCGTGCCCCGCCTCCTTGAGCTCCCTGGCGGCCTCGAGGAGGGCCCTAAGCTGCATGCGGAAGACGGCGGGCCTGAGGAGGAGGAGCCTCACCCCCCGGAAGCCGAGCATAGGGTTCGCCTCCTTTAGGGCCTCCGCCCGCTTGAGGAGGCGCCCCGCCTCCTCGTCCCCCTCCTCGGCCCGGCGGGCGAGCTCCTCCAGGGGGGGGAGGAACTCGTGAAGCGGCGGGTCCAGAAGGCGCACCGTGACGGGGAGGCCGTCCATGGCGAGGAGGATCCCCTTGAAGTCCTCCTTCTGGAAGTGGAAGAGGCGCTCCAGGGCCTCGGCCTCCTCCTCGGGGGTCTCCGCCAGGATGAGGCGGCGCACCCAGGGGAGGCGCTCTTCCTGGAAGAACATGTGCTCCGTGCGGCAAAGGCCGATGCCCTCGGCCCCGAAGGCCCTGGCCCTTCGGGCGTCCTCGGGGGTGTCGGCGTTGGCCCTGACCCCGAGGCGCCGATGGGGCTCGGCCCAGGCGAGGAGCTTTTCCAAAAGGGCCTCCCCCGCGGCCTCCACCAGGGGCACCGCCCCCAGGTACACCTCCCCCGTGCCCCCGTCCAGGGTGAGGAGGTCCCCCTCCCGGATCTCCACCCCTTCCGCCAGGGCCCGGCCCTCCTCGGGGAAGACCCTAAGGGCCTCCGCCCCCACCACCGCGGGCACCCCAAGGCCCCGGGCCACCACCGCCGCGTGGGAGGTGAGGCCGCCCCGGGCGGTGAGGATCCCCTTGGCGAGGTACATCCCGGTGATGTCCTCGGGGGTGGTCTCGGGGCGCACCAGAATGGCGGGAAGCCCCTGGGCGTGGAAGCGCTCCACGGCCTCGTTGGTGAAGGCGGCGTGGCCCACCGCGGCCCCGGGGCTTGCGGGGAGGCCCTTGAGGAAGGGCTTTGGGGCCTTGTCCCGGTCCACGCTGGGCCGGAGGAGGCCGGGGAGGGCGTTGGCCTCCACCCTCATGACCGCCTCCTCCCGGGAGATGAGCCCCTCCTCGGCCATCTCCACGGCGATCCGCACCGCCGCCTGGGCCGTGCGCTTGCCCGAGCGGGTCTGGAGGAGGAAAAGCCTTCCCCGCTCCACGGTGAACTCAAAGTCCTGCATGTCCCGGAAGTGCCGCTCCAGCTTCTCCGCCACCTGCAGGAGTTCCCGGTAGAGCTCGGGGGCGTAGTCCTTTAGGCGGGCCAAGGGCTCGGGGGTGCGGAGGCCCGCCACCACGTCCTCCCCCTGGGCGTTCCTCAGGTACTCCCCGTAGAGGCCCCTCTCCCCGGTGGCGGGGTTGCGGGTGAAGCCCACCCCGGTGCCCGAGTCCTCCCCCAGGTTGCCGAAGACCATGGCCTGGACCACCACCGCCGTGCCCAGGTCCTCGGGGATGCCGTAGATGCGGCGGTAGGTCCTGGCCCTGGGGTTCAGCCAGCTTCTGAAGACGGCCTCTATGGCCCCTCGGAGCTGGGCCCAGGGGTCCAGGGGGAAGGGGGTGCCGCGGGCCTCGAGGTGGCGGAGGTAGCGGTAGGCCAGCTCCTCCAGGTCCTCGGGCCCAAGGGCCGCGTCCGTCTCCACTCCCCTTTCCGCCTTGAGGGCGGAGAGCATCCCCTCAAAGACCTCGGGCCCCTCCCCCAAGACCACCTCCCCGTACATGGCGAGGAGCCTGCGGAAGCTGTCCCAGGCGAAGCGGGGGTTGCCCGTGGCCCGGGAGAGGGCCTCCACCCCCTCCAGGGTGAGGCCGAGGTTGAGCACGGTGTCCATCATCCCGGGCATGGAGACCGGGGCCCCGCTCCGCACGGAAACGAGGAGGGGAGGGGCCTTCCCCTCCCCTTGGCCAAAGCGCTTGCCCGTTAGGCCCTCGAGGGCCGCCATCCCCACCCGTACCTCCTCCCAAAGCCCCGGCACCTCCCCCGCCTTCAGGTACTGGCGGCAGGCCTCCGTGGTGACGATGAAGGCCGGGGGGACGGGCAGGCCCGCCCCCGCCATCTCCGCAAGGCCATGGCCCTTGCCGCCCAGGAGGTCCCGGGAAAGCCCCCGGGCCTCGGAGAGCAAGTAGACGCGCTTCGCCATGCCCCCACTCTGGCCCCGGCCGTGGAAGCGTGGAAAGGTGTAGCCTGAGGAGAGCTACACCGTTCGCCTAAGGGGAAAGGAGGGCCCGCCACTCGGCGAGCATGGCCTCGGCGAAGCGGGGAAAGGCCCCGTGGTAGGCGAGGAGGAGGGCCTTCGGGGAAAGCCCCTCCGCCTTCTTCTCCCGCAGGAAGGCCCGGG
This region of Thermus thermophilus genomic DNA includes:
- a CDS encoding NADPH:quinone oxidoreductase family protein, yielding MKAWVLKRLGGPLELTELPEPEAKEGEAVLRVEAVGLNFADHLMRLGAYLTRLHPPFVPGMEVVGVAEGRRYAALLPQGGLAERVAVPKGALLPLPEGLSPEEAAAFPVSFLTAYLALKRAQARPGEKVLVQAAAGALGTAAVQVARAMGLRVLAAASRPEKLALPLALGAEEAATYPEVPERAKAWGGLDLVLEVRGKEVEESLGLLAHGGRLVYIGAAEGEVAPIPPLRLMRRNLAVFGFWLTPLLREAALVEEALGFLLPRLGRELRPVVGPVFPFAEAEAAFRALLDRGHTGKVVVRL
- the ppdK gene encoding pyruvate, phosphate dikinase, with the protein product MAKRVYLLSEARGLSRDLLGGKGHGLAEMAGAGLPVPPAFIVTTEACRQYLKAGEVPGLWEEVRVGMAALEGLTGKRFGQGEGKAPPLLVSVRSGAPVSMPGMMDTVLNLGLTLEGVEALSRATGNPRFAWDSFRRLLAMYGEVVLGEGPEVFEGMLSALKAERGVETDAALGPEDLEELAYRYLRHLEARGTPFPLDPWAQLRGAIEAVFRSWLNPRARTYRRIYGIPEDLGTAVVVQAMVFGNLGEDSGTGVGFTRNPATGERGLYGEYLRNAQGEDVVAGLRTPEPLARLKDYAPELYRELLQVAEKLERHFRDMQDFEFTVERGRLFLLQTRSGKRTAQAAVRIAVEMAEEGLISREEAVMRVEANALPGLLRPSVDRDKAPKPFLKGLPASPGAAVGHAAFTNEAVERFHAQGLPAILVRPETTPEDITGMYLAKGILTARGGLTSHAAVVARGLGVPAVVGAEALRVFPEEGRALAEGVEIREGDLLTLDGGTGEVYLGAVPLVEAAGEALLEKLLAWAEPHRRLGVRANADTPEDARRARAFGAEGIGLCRTEHMFFQEERLPWVRRLILAETPEEEAEALERLFHFQKEDFKGILLAMDGLPVTVRLLDPPLHEFLPPLEELARRAEEGDEEAGRLLKRAEALKEANPMLGFRGVRLLLLRPAVFRMQLRALLEAARELKEAGHDPRPEVMVPLVADPKEVERARTLAEELFREYGPIPFGTMVETPRAALLAAEIAPLVDFFSFGTNDLTQMAFGLSRDDAGKFLPRYVEEGLFPFDPTERLDEKGVGRLLRMAAEEGRRANPRLKLGLCGEHGGEAGSVRFVADLLDYTSASPFRVLTARLAAAQAGLSRALKPA